Genomic DNA from Jonesia denitrificans DSM 20603:
TCAACCACCGTGATGCTGCCTCGCTCGCAGGGTGGGATACGCTGCGAAAAGTAGGTGGGATCCTGGTTGAGCGGGTTGGTGAACGGGGCATCATCATTGGAGTGGGCATTAACGTCCACCAAATGCAACACGAGCTCCCCGTTGCCTCAGCAACCTCACTGACTGCCCTTGGCGCTCGCAATGTTGACCTCACCTCGCTGTTGGCAGCGATTGTGCGGTCCTGCACGGAGGTTCTTGCGCGAGCCGCCGAGAGCGGCGGAGATGTTGACTCTGCTGGATTGCGAGAGGACATTGAACAAGCCATGGTGACGTTGGGGTCACATATCACCGCTCAACAACCCGATGGGACCAGCATCGATGGTGTCGCGCAAGGGCTTGATTCGGCGGGGGGACTCCTTGTGCGACACTCATCGGGAGAAGTCACCTCCATCATTGCCGGTGATGTGCATCACCTTCGCCTAAAATAGCGGTGGCACACCCACCACCAATGCACTGCGGGAGACATGAACACCACACCCAATACGCCCACTACTGCGTCGCATCAGCACCCACCGATGGTGCCAGTATCCCAGGAGCTTGATCCACAACGCACGGATGCTCATCGCATTGACGACGCGTTCCTTCGTGGACCTGCAATCTACAACGAAGAAGCTCTTTGTGAAGTCACTGGGGCGACGTCAGCACAGGTCAACTCGTATTGGCAGGCATTAGGTTTACCTGTGACTGACCGCAGCGCTGTCATATTCACCAACGACGACGCCCACGCCCTGAAATCAATTCTTGCGTTGGCGGAGGCAGAACAGTTCGATCACCGTACCCTGACCTCACTCATCAGGTCAGTGGGGCACACAGCGGACCGGTTAGCGCTCTGGCAAGCCGAAGCGCTCGTGGAACATCTTGCCCACAACTTCGACCTTGATGATGTCCAAGCCCGCAGGGAGATGCTCCGCAAACTGCCAGACATCATTCCTGTGCTTGAAGAGCAAGTTCTCCACGCGTGGCGGCGCCAATTCGCGGCTCTCGCAGGCAGGTGGTCTGTGGAATTTTCCGGGGAACGGCCAGAACACACTCGTGGTGGTGGTGTCCTTCCGTTACCCCGTGCGGTGGGATTCGCAGATATTGTCTCGTTCACCTCCCAGACCGCGACAATGCGGTCATCCGAACTGTCGAACTTTGTGTCGAACTTTGAAGCGTCCGCACGTGATGTCATCACACGTGCGGGCGGTCGGGTTGTCAAAACAATCGGGGATGCTGTGCTGTACATCGCCGACGATGTGTACACCGGGGCGCACGTGGCGTTAGGTCTCGCGCAGGCAGGGCAGTCAACAGACGACGCTGATGCTGATGTCCCCCCGGTGCGAGTGTCCTTAGTGTGGGGCAGGGTGCTGTCACGATTTGGGGACGTCTTTGGGCCATCAGTGAACCTCGCTGCCCGTCTCACCGATGTTGCAGACCCTGGTGAGGTCCTTGTCGACCCCCACACCGCAGCGTTGCTCGCTGGCGATCACCGATTCGCGCTGACTGGTAAAGAAGAACGCGACATGCAAGGAGTGGGAGCTGTCGCACCCGTTAGGGTGCAGTGGGCGTACTCTCCACAGGGACGATAAGGTCAGGACCATTGGCCACGACGTTCCCCACAGTGCGCGCGACCCGATGAGCCTCAGCAGGGACAGGGGGCGCATCGAGAAGCGACAGAGCATGGTCACGGGGGGTGTCTGCACTGAGCCACGCCGCCCACGTATCTGGGGCAAGCATGACCGGCCGACGATCATGAATGTCAGCGAACTGGGGTAACGCGGCGGTCGTGATGATCGTGGTTGTGGTCAGCCACGGACCAGACGGATCGTTTGGGTCACGCCAAAATTCGTACAACCCAGCAAACATGGTGAGGTCCGTGTCACTGGGGTGGATAAACCAGGGTGTGGTGGGGCCAGAGTCATGGTGTTGCCATTCGTAATAGCCCATCGCGGGGATCAGACACCGTCGAGTGCGGACCGCAGCCCGGAACGCTGGTTTGTCCGCCACCGTCTCCCGGCGTGCGTTGATCATTTTATGGCCGATACGTGGATCTTTAGCCCACGATGGCACCAGACCCCAGCGAGCCAGGTGAACCTGCCAACATGAACAGTCAGTGTCAGCTTCGGTGTCGGGATCGGTTCGGTTGGTGACCGCCGTGCCAGCCGCATCGACAAGATCCACTCGACCCGTTGCTGGGGGTGGCCGGTCAACGACAATACGGACCATCTGGCCTGGGGCGATGTTCCACGACGGTGACCAGTGGTAAGCCTCAGACGAAAATAGGGGATCCATGTGATAGCCGGCCAACGCAAACGCATTGACAAGGTCAATGGTTTGCGCCGCGGATGCGTACCGACCACACATAGTTCCCCTCTTAGCTACTCATCAGAAGCGCTGTCAGTCTCCTGCACATCGCCGTCACCGTCAGGGACGTCGTGGCCAAATGGGTCCGGGTCCACACCCGGCATCCACGATAACCCTGGAACTCCCCACCCGTTTTCCTGAGAAATAGCGCGAGCTTCAGCCTTGTCCCGTCCCTTGAGCCGGTCCACATACAACAACCCGTCAAGGTGGTCATATTCATGCTGAAGGACCCGAGCAAACCACCCCTCACCATCAATAACCACAGGTTCACCGTGCTCATCCCACCCCGTCACCCGCACCGCATAGTGACGCTTCGCCTCAAAATCTGGGCCCGGAAACGACAAACACCCTTCCACATCAGTCAACGACTTCGGGGGGCGCTTCCCCTCACCTTTGAGCGCAAAACGCGGTGGCCGCTGCACAATCATCAGTGACGGATTGACCACCACACCACGCCGTTGCTCATCCTCATCAGGAGCATCAAACACAAAAATCCGCTGACCTACCCCAATCTGAGGGGCAGCAAGCCCCACCCCATTCGACACTCGCATCGTGTCGTACATGTCCGCAACCAACTGGACCAGCGCATCGTCAAACTCTGTCACCTCCGCCGCACGCTGACGAAGGACAGGGTCACCATCAATCACGATGGGGTGGATCATGGGTGCTCATTTCACGAGAACGGGTCGACAATCACGTCACACTTTAGCGCGCACCGGCGCGGCGCACCCAGTAAATCGATATTCTTTACGTGTGAATGACCCCCAGCCCACACCCACCGCCCCCACCGAATCAGCCCTGCCCCGCTACCGCCCCGGCATCAAATACATCCTCATGCTTGGTGCGATCGCGGCGATTCCCGCGATCACCACAGACATCTACCTGCCTTCACTAACAGATGTCCGCGACGAACTCGCCACCACCGACGCCATGGTTGCGATGACCATGTCAGGCATGCTCATCGGAGGGGCTGTCGGACAACTCATGTGGGGACCCCTCACCGACCGATACGGCCGCAAAGCGCCACTCTTGGTGGGTCTGGCGTTACACATCATCACCTCTCTGCTCTGCGCGATCGCACCGAACATCACGATTCTTGTTACGTTGCGCATTATGCAGGGGTTCTTCAACGCAGCATGCGCTGTGGCTGCAATATCTGTGATCCGAGACCGCTTTGTGGGTGCAACTGCAGCTCGACTGCTCTCCCAACTCATGTTGGTTATTGGGGTGGCGCCCCTGTTCGCCCCCAGTGTGGGCGGTGCGATCGCATCGTTTGGTTCGTGGCGCACCGTGTTTCTTGCGCTCGCGATCATTGGGGCGATCATGGCCGTCATTGTCGCCCGCTTCCTGCCCGAAACCCTGGCCGAAGATCACCGGCTCACCGGTGGGGTGGGGCGCGTTGCCAAGGGGTACTGGACGTTAGCGAAAGACCGGAAGTTTCTTGCGCTCGCGATGCTCCCAGCGCTCGCTATGACGACCATTTTTGCGTATGTTGTGGGGTCACCGTTTGTGTTCCAAGAACACTATGGTCTCTCCACATCGCAGTATGCGGTTCTCTTTGCCATGAACGGTCTTGCCATGGTGTTTTCCGCGCAGCTGAACGCATCCCTGGTGCGAAAGTTTTCGCCTGAATCGTTGCTGAGGGTGGGACTTGGTCTTCAACTGGTGCTCGCACTTGCGCTAGTGCTGTGGGGCGCCACCGGCTGGGGCGGTTTCTGGACGTTCGAGGTAACACTGTGGCTTCTGTTGGGATGCCAAGGACTCATCGGCGCAAACGCACAGGTCTTAGCATTAGCGAACTACGGGCACATGGTGGGAACAGCTGCCGCTGTCCTTGGGTCACTCCAGTCAGGTGTGGCAGGTGCAGTCAGCCCGATGGTGGGAGTCTTTGGTGGCGATGCGCTGGCCATGGCGGCAGTGATCGCCGCCGGGTTGATCCTCGCGAACCTCATCGTGGTGTTCGGTACTGACCTCACCCAAGCAGGTCGTAAAGCTCGAGCCCGCACCACACTGCAACGCGCTATCAAGGAACGAGAGATCGGCGACTCAACTCACGGCTAACTCCTCTGGCGCAACGTTCCATGAGCTACTGGTGAAGTACCTGAATGGATGAAGGATCTGGGGACTTATCCACAGCGAGAGAGGTTCCCATAGAACTGCACCGGCAATGTCTTTAGTGTTGCGATGACGCCCCCACGACACGGGCGAACTCTGACACAAAGAAGGAGTCCGGCTGCATGGACGCGATCGCCCTCCTCGAACACGACGTTCGAGAACGCGTACGACACGCGGGCATCGACCCCGTTGCTGACCCCACGACCACTCGAAGTCTCATCACTGACGCTCTCAAAGACTACGAACGTCAAGCCCTACGCGGGTATGTCCCTGCCATTGCAGACTCACACCAAATTGCCAAGTCACTCCTTGATTCTGTCGCCGGGTTCGGTCCACTCCAACCGTACCTAGACGACCCAGAAGTCGAAGAAATCTGGATCAACTCACCTTCCCAAGTGTTTGTGGCAAGATCTGGTGTTGCAGAACTGACCCCCACAGTTCTCAGCGCTGATGACGTTGCACGGCTCGTCGAACAAATGCTCAAAAGCACCGGCCGGCGCCTTGACCTGTCCATGCCATTTGTCGACGCCATGCTGCCAGATGGCTCCCGCCTGCATGTTGTCATCCCTGACATCACCCGTGCACACATGGCCGTGAACATCAGGAAGTTCGTGGCCCGGGCAGCGCACCTCACTGACCTTGTTGCGCGCGGCATGCTCCCCACTTCTGCCGCCACCTTTCTCGATGCATGTGTCCGTGCCGGCCTCAACATTGTTGTCGCCGGGGCAACTGGCGCAGGTAAAACCACCTTCCTGCGTGCCCTCACCGGCTCCGTCAGCCCACTAGAACGCATCGTCACTGTCGAAGAAGTGTTTGAACTCAACCTCACCCACCGCGATGTCGTGGCCATGCAATGCCGTAGTGCCAACCTCGAAGGAAGCGGCGAGATTTCACTGCGCCGCCTCGTTAAAGAATCCCTGCGTATGCGCCCCGACCGTGTCATCGTCGGAGAGGTCCGTGAAGCAGAATCCCTCGACCTCCTCCTCGCCCTCAACTCCGGAATGCCCGGCATGGCGACCATCCACGCGAACTCAGCAAAAGAAGCAGTCACAAAACTCACCACACTGCCACTACTCGCGGGCGAAAACGTCACCGCACAGTTCGTTGTTCCCACCGTCGCCCAAGCAGTAGACATCGTCATCCACATTCAACGAGACCGCCAAGGACACAGAACAGTGCGCGAAATCGCGGCACTATCAGGACGCATCGAAAATGATGCGATTGAAGTGGGAACCGTGTTCCGGCAAGCACAAGGCCAACTAGTCCGCGCAGACGCCTACCCACCAAAACCAGAACAGTTTGACCGTGTCGGCATTGATGTGGCAAGTATCCTCAACGGGGGTGCACCATGGGCATAATCGCCGGACTGATCCTCGGGCTAGGGCTCCTCCTCATCTGGATGTCACTCTGGGAAGCCCCCGACACCGCCAAAAAAGCATCCTGGCTCATCGGTTTCGAAGAAGACCTCCTCGTTGCAGGGCTCCGCGGTATCTCCACCACCACGTTCTTCGCAGCCGTGGCCCTGTTCGCAGCACTCGTCGCCGCGCTCACCTTCGTTATCACGGGGCTAACCGTCGGTGCGGCTCTGGCCGGGTTAGCCGCATCAGTAGCCCCCTTCATCATCGTCAAGTCCCGCGCAGAACGACAACGCATCCGCCGCCGAGAAGTGTGGCCAGACGTCGTAGACCACCTCATCTCAGGAGTGCGAGCAGGACTACCCCTCCCCGAAGCTGTTGCCCACCTAGGCATGCGCGGACCAGAACAACTCCGCGAGGAATTCGCGATCTTCGGACGCGAATACCGGGCAACAGGCCGGTTCGACGACTGCCTCATCACACTCAAAGAACGCCTTGCAGACCCCACAGCCGACCGAGTCATCGAAGCGCTCCGGGTCACCCGATCTGTCGGAGGAACAGAAATCGGGCACCTGCTATCCACCCTGGCCACCTTCCTGCGCCAAGACCTCCGAGTACGCGGCGAACTCGAAGCCCGGCAAAGCTGGACCGTTGGAGGGGCACGGGTCGCCGCCGCCGCGCCCTGGCTCATCCTCGCCATGCTCGCAGTACGCCCAGAAGCCGCCAGCGCGTTCAATACCACCCTAGGCGGGATCCTCATCATCTCAGGGGCAGGAGCCACCGCCCTCGCCTACACGATCATGATCCGTATTGGTCGACTCCCACAAGACGAAAGGGTGCTGCGATGACACCACCACTCATTCTTGGTGGAACCCTCGGATTTGTCCTCGGCCTTGGCCTATGGGCCATCATGGCGGCACTCACCTCCCGTCGAGTCACCCTCATGGAACGCATCACCCCCTACCTGGCCAGCCACGAAGCACCCGAATCACGGCTCGGCCCCAGCGAAACCACCAGCCCCTTCGCGGTCTTCGCGCGACTCATCGCTCCTTGGACCAACACTCTGGTGCGGCTCGTCACCACCGTGTCCAGCCCCAACGCACAAACCGAAAAACGCCTCGCCAAAGCCAGACGCAACATCACCCTGCACCAATACCGGCTCCACCAAGTCGCAGCAGGAACAGCAGGACTCACCCTCGGGATCCTCGTCAGCCTCTACTTAGCGATCTACCGCAACGCCCACATCGTTGCGCTCATCATCCTCGTCATCGCCGCCGCCATCGCCGGAGTCGCAGCCTGCGAACAACACCTCACCCACACCATCCGCCGCCGCAGTGAACGCATCATCCTCGAATTCCCCACCATCGCAGAACTCCTCGCGCTCGCGGTTGCAGCTGGTGAACCACCGGCGACCGCATTGGACCGGGTGTCTCGGACCTCCAACGGAGAGTTGTCACATGAGCTTGCCATTGTGATGAATGAGGTGCGTTCAGGTGAGCCGCTGACTGATGCGCTCACCCGGTTTGGTGACCGGGTCGATCTGCCGCTCATTACCCGGTTCGCTGAGGGTGTCACTGTCGCGATTGAGCGTGGTACCCCACTTGCCGCAGTGTTACGGGCACAAGCGCAAGAAGCGCGTGACGCCGGACACCGCACGTTGATGGAAGTGGGCGGGCAACGAGAGATCCTCATGATGGTTCCTGTTGTCTTCATCATCCTGCCTATTTCGATCGTTTTCGCGGTGTTTCCGTCCTTCACTGCCTTGTCTTTTCTGCCCTAACTTTCTCTGCCCCCACACGTACTTGTTCGCTCATCGAAAGGAATCCCTCATGTCCACTCTCACAGGTCCACGTCGTTCACGGGCTGCTCGCCGTGCTGTTCGTTCGTTGTCTGTTACTGCGTCAACAGCTGCCTACGCCTGCACCCAGGCGATGTGCGACCGCTTGACAGAGATGAAGAAGAATCCCGAACGCGGTGATGTCCCCGGGTGGGTGTTGATTACCTTAATGACCGCAGGGCTTGTGGTGGCGATCTGGTCGTTGGCTGGACCAGCGTTGGAGTCTTTGTTTAATGAAGCGATTGCAAAGATTAGTGCACGCGCCGCGTAGTCAGGGCAGCGGTGGTGTGAAGACGGTGCAACGCAACGAGCAAGGGAGCGCTGCGGTTGGGTTTTTGTTTACGTCCCTCTTACTCACCATGGTGTTGATGGGGCTTCTCCAACTGGTCATGGTTATGCACACTCGTGTTCTTCTTATTGACATTGCGGGGGAGGCCGCCCGGGTGGGCGGGCGCCATGGTGCTGACCCTGCCCACAGTGTTGCCCATGCACAATCGCTGTTAGCGACCGTCCCGGGTGAGCAAACTGTCACTGCGTCGACCACCACGCTTGGTGGTCGGGACGCGATCCGGGTTGAAATTGATGCGGAACTGCCCGTGCTTGGCCCCTATGGCATCCCTGGTGCGTTGCACGTGGATGCGAGCGGTTACGTGGAATCTATTGAAGCGGTTGAGCCGTGATCGAGGTGCGGCTCCCTGCTCACAGCACACGGGAAGACGGCATGGCTACCGTGGAGTTCATCGGTGTGGTGATCGCCCTATTGATCCCGATTATCTACATCATTACTGCTGTGAGTGCAGTGCAGGCAGCGCAGTTCTCGGCTGATGCGGCCGCCTATGAGGCGGCCCGCGCATACACGTTGTCGCGTTCGCAGGGCCAGGGACGTGAGCATGCCGCTTTGATCGCTCAACAAATCTTCGCCGACCAAGGGTTCACATCGGCCCCCACTATTGCGGCGTCCTGTGATCGTGGCGATTGCTTAACCCCAGGGGGAATTGTGTCTGTCACGGTCAGTTATGAGGTGCCGTTGCCGTTGATTACCCAGTTCATGCCAGTCTCGATTCCGGTGTCGTCTCAGTCATCGTCAGTTGTTGGCGTGTACGTGTACCGCGGTGGGGCCTGATGGGCAGCCGGGCGGGCAAGGGCATCCTCATGGTGCGGTGGTGTGACCGGGTCAAGCAACGGTGCGGAAGGAACGAGGACGGTCAGATCCTGCTCCTGGGGTTGGGTTATGTTGTCGTGATTTTGTTGTTGCTCCTTGTTGTTGTGACGTTGTCTGCTGTGCACAGAGAACACCGTGAGCTTGGGCGTCTTGCTGATGGAGTGGTGCTTTCTGCGCAAGATGTGGTCACTGAAGGGCGGTATTATCGCAAGTCAGGTGCCCAGATGACTGCCGATGCGCGGGTTGCGGCAACGCAGTATCTTGCGTCTGTTGATGCGCGTCCTGGAACGCGCATCGTGGATCTGACAGTTGATGCAAATGGGTCTATTCATGCCACCATTCAACGGTCAACGTCCCACCCGGTGATGGTTGGGCTTGGGCGCCTTGCGTCGGGGAAAGCAACTTTGACGGCAAGTGCTTCTGCCAGCCCGATTGGTTAAGAACATCTGTGTTGAGCGGTGAGGTCGCCCACACCACTGGTGGGGGTGGCGTCCTCCCGTAGAATGGTGGATCGTGGCCATTGAATTCGCAACAGAGATCCCGCAACTTCGCGCAACACTTGCAACTATTTCGGCGGTGAGCGACCCGGAAGCGTTGACAGCGAAAATCGCTGAACTATCTGATCAAGCTTCTGCTCCTGACCTATGGGATGACCCTGCTCAAGCTCAGCAGGTGACCAGTGCGCTGTCGCTGGCTCAAAACGAACTCAAGCGTATTGAGTCAATGCAGCAGCGCATTGATGACCTTGAAGTGCTGGTGGAAATGGCTGTTGAGGGCAATGACGCCGACACGCTCCACGAGGCGGAGGACGAGTACGCGGCTATTAAGAAGGATTTGGACCAACTTGAAGTGCGCACCTTGTTGTCGGGAGAGTATGACGCCCGTGAGGCCGTGGTGACGATTCGTGCTGGGGCTGGTGGAGTTGATGCCGCCGACTTCGCGGAGATGCTGTTGCGCATGTATTTGCGTTGGGCGGAGCGTCATGGGTATCCCACAGCTGTTCTTGACACCTCCTATGCGGAAGAAGCTGGGTTGAAGTCGGCGACCTTTGAGGTGAAAGCCCCGTACGCATTTGGAACGCTGTCGGTGGAGGCAGGAACTCACCGTCTTGTGCGTATTTCTCCGTTTGATAACCAGGGGCGGCGCCAAACATCATTCGCTGCAGTGGAAGTGGTTCCACTCATTGAGCAAACCGACCACGTGGAGATCCCGGATAACGAGATCCGTGTTGATGTGTTCCGTTCATCAGGACCTGGTGGGCAGTCTGTGAACACCACAGACTCCGCGGTGCGCTTAACCCACATTCCGACAGGGATTGTGGTGTCGATGCAAAACGAGAAGTCACAGATCCAAAACCGTGCTGCGGCGATGCGTGTGCTTCAGTCCCGCTTGTTGTTGGAACGCCAAGCTGAGGAAAAGGCGAAGAAGAAAGAACTCGCCGGAGATATCAAAGCGTCGTGGGGCGACCAGATGCGTTCCTACGTCCTTCAGCCCTACCAGATGGTCAAGGATTTGCGGACAGAACACGAGGTGGGGAACACCAACGCAGTGTTTGACGGACACATCGATGATTTCATTGAGGCAGGTATCCGGTGGCGCCGGTCAAAGGACGCTGACGAGTAAACCGATGTGAGTGCTGCGCGGGTGGACACCTGTGAAGGGTTCACCCGGCGCGGCGTGTCATCCCGCACCAGGTGGGGAGTAGTGCCTAGTCTCAAACTGGTTGCTTGTCTGGTACGGCGTTTTGGCGCCTCGACTATGGGATGTTGTGTGATTCGGTTCGATAATGTCACGAAGGTGTATGCGCGAGGGGCTCGCCCAGCGCTCAACGATGTGACTTTAGAAATTGAGCGCGGCGAGTTTGTGTTCCTCGTGGGTGCTTCTGGTTCGGGGAAATCCACGTTTCTGCGTCTCACGCTTCGCGAGGAGAAGGCGACCTCTGGTCGGGTCCTAGTGGCTGGTCAAGACTTAACGGCACTGTCGCACTGGAAGGTGCCCGCTCTGCGCAGAAAAATTGGTGCAGTGTTTCAGGACTTCCGGTTGCTGCCGAACAAAACCGTGTTTGAGAATGTTGCGTTCGCGCTTCAAGTGATTGGGAAACCACGCCACCACATTCACACCACAGTCCCCGAAACGCTGGAAATGGTGGGTCTTGCTGGTAAAGAAAAGCGCCGCCCTCATGAACTTTCTGGTGGTGAGCAGCAACGTGTGGCTATTGCCCGCGCCTTTGTGAACCGCCCTGACATCCTTCTTTGTGACGAACCCACTGGAAACCTTGACCCGACAACGTCGTTGGGGATTATGCGGCTGCTAGATCGCATTAATCGGACCGGAACAACAGTTGTGATGGCCACCCACGACGACGAAATTGTGGACCAGATGAGAAAACGTGTCATAGAACTTCAGACCGGTGAGCTGGTTCGTGACCAGACACGCGGCGTCTACGGGTCATCGCGGTAGGGGGAGTTCAAGTGCGCGTTCAGTTTATTTTGTCTGAGATTGGTATTGGGTTACGCCGTAACTTGTCCATGACAATCTCCGTGATTTTGGTGACGTTCGTGTCACTGACCTTTGTGGGGGCAGCGATCCTCACCCAGGGGCAGATCCAAAAGTTCAAGGGTGAGTGGTACGACAAGGTTGAGATCACCGTGTATTTGTGCCCGCGTGACTCAACTGTCCCGTCGTGTGCTTCTGGCGAGGCAACTGATGACCAGATCGCCGCTGTGGAAGATGTTCTTGAGTCCCCTGAGGTCTCACCTGAGATCCGTGACGTGATGTTTGAATCCAAACAGGACGCATGGGTGTCATTTGAGCAGAACTTCTCTGACCGGTGGTGGTTCTCTGAGATGAGCGTGGACGACATGAACGCATCGTTCCGCATCAAACTCACAGACCCTGAGGAGTACCAGGTCATTAATGAAGTGCTCACTGGGCGTGCTGGGGTGGAAGAAGTTCGCGACCAGCGCGAAATTTATGAACCACTGTTCGATGTGCTGACCAAAGCCACCTTGGTGGCCTCAGGTTTGGCTGGGGTAATGCTCCTTGCGGCAGTGTTGCTGATTACCACCACCATTCGGCTTTCAGCGCTCTCACGCAAACGCGAAACCGGGATCATGCGACTGGTTGGCGCATCGACTCTCTTCATCCAACTGCCGTTCATGCTTGAAGGGGCAATCGCTGCCACCATTGGGGCGTTGCTTGCTTGTGTAGCGTTGTGGGCAGGGGTGCATTATCTCGTGGAAGGATGGCTTGGGAGCAACATGGACTGGATCCCTTAT
This window encodes:
- the prfB gene encoding peptide chain release factor 2; amino-acid sequence: MVAIEFATEIPQLRATLATISAVSDPEALTAKIAELSDQASAPDLWDDPAQAQQVTSALSLAQNELKRIESMQQRIDDLEVLVEMAVEGNDADTLHEAEDEYAAIKKDLDQLEVRTLLSGEYDAREAVVTIRAGAGGVDAADFAEMLLRMYLRWAERHGYPTAVLDTSYAEEAGLKSATFEVKAPYAFGTLSVEAGTHRLVRISPFDNQGRRQTSFAAVEVVPLIEQTDHVEIPDNEIRVDVFRSSGPGGQSVNTTDSAVRLTHIPTGIVVSMQNEKSQIQNRAAAMRVLQSRLLLERQAEEKAKKKELAGDIKASWGDQMRSYVLQPYQMVKDLRTEHEVGNTNAVFDGHIDDFIEAGIRWRRSKDADE
- the ftsE gene encoding cell division ATP-binding protein FtsE, encoding MIRFDNVTKVYARGARPALNDVTLEIERGEFVFLVGASGSGKSTFLRLTLREEKATSGRVLVAGQDLTALSHWKVPALRRKIGAVFQDFRLLPNKTVFENVAFALQVIGKPRHHIHTTVPETLEMVGLAGKEKRRPHELSGGEQQRVAIARAFVNRPDILLCDEPTGNLDPTTSLGIMRLLDRINRTGTTVVMATHDDEIVDQMRKRVIELQTGELVRDQTRGVYGSSR
- the ftsX gene encoding permease-like cell division protein FtsX, which encodes MRVQFILSEIGIGLRRNLSMTISVILVTFVSLTFVGAAILTQGQIQKFKGEWYDKVEITVYLCPRDSTVPSCASGEATDDQIAAVEDVLESPEVSPEIRDVMFESKQDAWVSFEQNFSDRWWFSEMSVDDMNASFRIKLTDPEEYQVINEVLTGRAGVEEVRDQREIYEPLFDVLTKATLVASGLAGVMLLAAVLLITTTIRLSALSRKRETGIMRLVGASTLFIQLPFMLEGAIAATIGALLACVALWAGVHYLVEGWLGSNMDWIPYVTTQDVLLVAPWLVAAAILLAAISSLVTLSRYTKV